TGAGCGAGTTAGTCAGTAATGGACAGAGAATTGCCTTTTTTCCTAGTTTCACAGTCATTTAAAGCCTACGGTTTTACCCTGTGTATGACCCCTGCAGCACAGATGTGATTTTCAGCTGTCAACcatctaaaaatatatgaaatcaacgaaataaaacaaaaggGATAGTCAACCTGGTTTTCTGTGGATTAATGACGCAGCATCACATCTTGAATTTCCTCACAGTGGTGACACTTGCATGCTACGCTTTGACAGTTGGTTTAATCGTcctccttatttatttattacaagcaTTTAGCATGATCCAAATGCCGGAGATGGTCAGACTAAATCTGGTTGTATGACGACTTTTCCTGCATACTGTTTGCATTTGTCAAAAAGCACTGGCGGCCTTTGATGTACCTTGTACGGGGTCAAGTTGCACCTGTTTCTACACCTATTATCATGACTTATGTGCACTGTTAGAACAGTTCCATAATCTCTGCCATTATCCTTTCATACTGAATACTGACAGGTTTCTCATTTTGCTCTGTGTTGCTTTTTTTCTAAGGGAAAAAAAGTCCGATttcatgtcttctttttttttagtgtaaaaaacaaattttaatctctttttatttttttgccgtcTTTCAGGAACGAGGGAATCTGCATTTGTATATGCACTCTCCGCAGCCACTATAAGTCACACTATAGCACGGGCATGCACCTCCGGAGACCTGAGGTTGTGCTCGTGTGGTCCGATTGCAGGTGAAATACCAGAGCCTGGGTACAGGTGGGGCGGCTGTGCTGATAACCTGCATTATGGTCTCCTCATGGGCTCCAAGTTTTCTGATGCCccaatgaagatgaagaagaagtcTGGCTCGAATGCCAACAAGCTGATGCATCTTCACAATAGTGAAGTGGGCAGACAGGTAAGCGTTGCCACACAGAAACCATGTGGCATCAATGATTCACTAGAAAAGCCAGTCACATGACTTAATCTGCCAGGCATGGAGTCTGATAGGAATAATaaaccttaaaatgaaaatgggTTATTGCAAGTCtgattggatatttttttttctttatttgatgcATGAGGTTTAATGAGCAAAAGCTGTCCAAATTCACCAATATGTtgcatgtaattttattattatttttcattactttcaTCTGAATCCATCCCACTTTTCCGCCTAATGCAGGCCTTGCGAGACGCTCTGGTCATGAAGTGCAAATGCCACGGTGTTTCTGGTTCTTGCTCCATTCGGACTTGCTGGAGAGGCTTACAGGATCTGAAGGACATCGCCATGGACCTAAAGACCAAGTACTTGTCAGCCACTAAGGTGGTTCATCGGCCTATGGGTACACGCAAGCAACTCGTCCCCAAAGACATCGACATCCGGCCAGTCCGAGAGAATGAGCTGGTTTATCTGCAGAGTTCACCGGATTATTGCACAAAGAATGACAAGTTGGGCTCTTTCGGCACTCAGGACAGGTGAGACTAACTAATTAACAAATTACATCACTGCTCAACAGTTTCTTTTTTGCTAGCCCACTTAGGTCAGGTTTATAAATTCTGTGACAATATATTCACAGCCtctaatgcaaaaatatttatttttatttcattaaatgatttaattttttcttaaatattccaATGATGTCCATTCATATCAATCATTTGTAGTAGAAAGTGGAAAAGACACAGTACTTGGCGGTAATGACTGATCATGAAACCACATCTTAACTTGTAAACATTGTAAACCAACTTAAGTCCAGAAAAGCTGATATAACCAGAATCAAATTTAACTAACTCTAAAAGCCTTGTTTTTAACTTTATGATTTATTGCTGATCAGAGAAGGAAACTATTCCACATTTTAAGAACTATTATAACTTGACAGGTAGTCTCTAAACACAATGCGCAtgtcttgaaatgttttttattatgggTTATTCATTGTCACTTCATAAGATATCTCTTGAAAATCCCTGATAAAGCcggactgtgagtgtgtgtgtgtgtgtgtgtacacgtgtgTCTCTGACATGTCCAGAGTGACTGTGTCCTCTTTACTGttatcacagtctgtctgtgagtaATGCTGCTATTCCCAGAGCTAAGGGCTCTCAGCTGATAGCAGCTCTGCACACACAGATTAGCACGACAATGAATTCTTCCTGCTTATTTCCTATTGCTTTATCAGCAGAGACTCAGGTGTAGATTTAGGTAAGAATGGAATAACCTCAGCTTCCTCGCTTTTGTTATGTTTGCGTTTTAATGTGCTCCGTGTCTCTTTTTTTGACTAAGCTTTATGGAATGAATGGGGAAATCAGTCTTAGCTAGCTCCAAAAATGGTGGCAGCAGCaataaaagacattaatgtctgtaaaataataataataattgtatttctaatatttttttctttgtttattattttaataaaaataacaataataaaaaatgtaaatgatatgtttattttttttcctgtagtattttgtgtgcgtgtgtctgtgtgtgtgtgtgtgtgtgtgtgtgtgtgtgtgtgtgtgtgtgtgtgtgtgtgtgtgtgttcgtgtgtaaTTGGAGCTATAgaagaaacatttaataatatactgGTGGTTACACATTTTATTGTTGATTTGTTGCCAAGATGGTCACCGAGTAAAATTTGGGACTTCAGTACGAGTTACACATTTCTTTGAAAGCTGCTCATTCAGTCAAATTGTAGAGTCAGTACTGTTAGTTTTAAAACTCTTAAACTCAATATTTACAGCTGAACACTGTAAGCGTTTAGGCTTTTATAGGAATTATAGGTCAGTGCACTGATAACCTAGATACATGCTGTATGTCAGGTGCACTCATCACACAGTATACATCCTCAGCTTTAGTGCTGATAAGAGTACTCACACGTGCTCTCTGTTCATAAATTTAGTGCTTGGCACTTGGTCACAAGACTGGTGTGTTTTGTAATCAATAGAGAACGTCAACAGGGAACTGTGTGTGTCGCACATGTTGGTTCCATGGTGGTCTCTGTTTTGTAGGGGGTTTAGCACTCCTATCACCCCATACCTGCCTCTAAAACGTGAATACAACACCTGCTGTCCTCGCATTCAATTGTGCTGTGTTTTGATGTCAATTTTACAGAAGGtcagttattataattatacCACACAACGGGGGTGAATCTCACGAACTCTGTGAAATCCAGGTCATGTTTTAAACTAAAATCACCAGaaagaatgaagaaaatatgtgGTGTTGTGACAACTAAGCACACTtcccattagaaaaaaaaagcccaTTCTTATTTCTGTAATGCCAGTATTAAGAATCTAATGagaattgttaaattattatatgtCAGTTCTGAGTAAAATGTTCATACAAATTATGGCAATGCAAATTTtatgaaaatgcattattttatattatttaacgaacatatattttctaaaaaaaataaattttaattattaaaaaacattttcattttcatcattaaattttattataaatgtaaacatttctttctatttttcttttttatttcagtgttgtaGTGAAATGTACttgggatttattttattattttatttttttgagattcaCCTATGAAGTCAGGAAGCTGCTATCATTGCACATCCTCTCTTTGTGATTTGAAGGGTCTTAAGATAATGAGCCATGAGTGTTACCCTAACTAGACCTGCGGAGATGGCTTCTCTAATCGGATTTGGTGATGAGAGATGGGTAGAGTCCAAATGACAAGCTTAGAGAAGCCCGGAACATATCTTATCTGAGGTTACATTTCTCTCCCTGTTCCTCATGCTGCTTTGTGGGCCACAAGACTGCTATTAATGAAATTAGTGCATTGGAAGCAATCTCTGAGTGACTGAGTGCTATTTAAAAGatatgttataaaatgtttttccacTTTGAGGTATGGTTCTGCTCACAGCTGTTATATTGTTAAACTGATGATCACTTTAGAGATGTTAGGACTTTGGAAGCAAAATATACTAAATTTagacttctttttctttctcattaCATTTTTTGAAAGGTCTCTTCATGAATTAGAAACTGTTTGACTATATAACTCCACACTGGTCCAGGTCAGCATTGAACATATGCTACTCATTGAGTCATAATGCATGTTTACTTGCCTTTCTATTCTTTCAGCACTGACCTGAGAGAaacttttactttagttttaaatAACAGCATTCTTCACCTCTCTCTGGTTCTGTAGTAGCCATCCGCTCTTGTCTGTCTCTCAGCACCCTGAGCATTAATACCacacaattataaaacaatgcaCTTATGTGGAGAGGGCTACACACAGGCCGACCCCTAGTGTATAGAGCGTGATTTATGACAGGGCTATTCATTGCTCAAGATGCCCCAGGCTTCAGTACATGTCTGCAGGATCCACTTAAATGCAAGAGAACACGTTCCCTGGGTACGAATGAACTGGCTCTTAAAACGAGATATAAGAATGTTCAGTGCTGCTGGTTTAATATGTGGTTGAGCTTAAATTTTTTACCTTGGTTTGAAAAGAAGCTTATGTTTAGCAATTTCGCTCATGGTCACAGAGAAATGTTTTGTCATCTATTTgtgtgaatgtattttttttagtcaTGTTTTTGAAGTTCCATGTACAAAACAGTTTGGATTATGTATAAGTTAGCTGTCTAACAACTAACTAACTAgtcagtacatttatttatttatttatttatctaagtACGTAAATACAATTCACTCAGTGTTCACTTAATGTTGAAAATTCCACGgatttttctcaaataaatataattcctCAGTATTGAAAAGTGTAGAACTTAATTTTggcttaaaaaactaaatataaatatatatttgataaaaacaatcaaatatattatatacaaactataagacaaatataacatttatataaaaaaaaaacaaagaaatcatagaaaactataaaaaatatttttgctgatTTTTCTATCAAAAATATTCCTCAATATGATATGctgataaaaaaattatctcatataaaataatagaaaagctatttctaaaaaaatatgttttacccAAAATTGTATGTGCTTTGTTGGACTAAAAGCATTGTGTTTTtaagatatatatgtgtgtgtgtgtgtgtgtgtgtgtgtaaaagtccAATAACAAAAGCATTCCTTATGGATGATTGTTGTCAACCCACTGACaacaataaggttttttttttttttttttttatttataaagtttcTGAGTTTTTTGGTTGTACAGCATGTACTATAAAGTTCTTTTTGTCTGTTTCTTCTGCAGGCAGTGCAATAAAACCTCCAGCGGAAGTGACAGCTGTGATCTGATGTGCTGTGGCAGGGGACACAACCCGTACTCAGAGAGAGTGGTGGAGCGATGCCACTGCAAATACCACTGGTGCTGCTATGTCACGTGCAAGAAGTGTGAGAGGACTGTGGAGAAATACGTGTGCAAATGAGGTGGCTCTCCATCTCTACAGTCATCTCCAACAATTGTCCCGATCCCCGCCACACGTACCTATTCTCAGCTAAACTAATCTAAAGGAGATCTGGAATGCGCTCTACTCATTGTAACAGAACTGGACAGAATTCTCATTCGAATTCCCAGACTTTGTGGTTGAACGAGCTGAAAAATTCAAGACTTGATTCTATTCTAGATATATTCAGCCTGGGTGTGGAGCATAACCTTTGTCTACCTGAGTTAATTTTCCAACAAATAACCAAAGCATGTTACCAACAAGCCTTTCTTTTGTCTTATGCTTTTCCAGcttatgtgtttttgagaagacaTGGTTTGTTTTGGGCTTTATGAACTTTTATAAAGAAACTCAGAAGCTGGACtttatcttttatgttttttttgttaaaaacaccCAGCTCGCCGTCCTCAAGAGGATTTTTACTCCTCATTTTTTGAAACATTAGAACATATGCTCCTTTATCCAGATCTTAAAAGTCTATTTTCTTACACAATACCTGGGtccgtttttattttaattgtttttaaaaggtaCATCTTCCCAGTTTTTGGCAAGGCCTTGATTTTCAGGACTCTTTTTAGAACCTTCAGAATTGCTTGACATTCCAGAGGATTCCACATTCCAAGTTCTAAGGGATTAAGACCTCTAAACTCAGATGGtacttttttttcaccacatttgtttttgtttaatagaCTGACGAGATAAAGAAATTGCTGAACACGGAAAGGGAACTTCAAATGTGGCTTTTGAATGAGGAACTTTGCAATGGCTTCCATCTGTTGGTTGGTTACTTCAGTTCTAGAGGGAGAATACCTGTAATTTGTTCCAAATATATCAACGAGGACTTTGGACTATATGTGTTGTGCCTTGTTATATTTTtactcaacataaaaaaaaatgctgacatTCAAATGCCAAACCTCTCTGAGCATGTGAACAGAATATGTGGGTCACCCATAACGGTCTTCGTGAACCACTTATCTGTGGATGTACATAGTCATTTTTGTAtgctgaattaaaaaagaaaatatttatgaaCTAATTAAAAATCTTTACCTTTTAAACCTGAtactccttttttcttttatggaCTTTCATGAGACATTGAGCAAGACTGATTGCAAAAACATAGTTGTCACTAATTTAAGTTCCTTGTCTTGAGCAAATAACAATTTAGCACAATTACGCATGACACTTCTATAAATCATCTCACACTTGTTATTGTTCCGATTAACAGCACACAGGAACCAGTCTCTCAAACTCAAAAACCATGGGAAAGTGTTTGTTTGGACACCATAGCCTAATAAATAGCAACGTGCTAGTGCTAGCAAAACCTTGTGTTTGGCACAATGAGCTCAACACTTTCCAGTGTTTAATTGTCCATTATTCAGGGGCATGTAAATACAActtgttttattcagtttttacaACAGAGAAGATAATGTAAATGGAGCGAAACGTTACATAAAAAGAATTCAGGCTCAATTCTTTATAACGTTCAAATTTCTCCCGTAATTGCTTCTCATGGTATGACCAGGGCGGAAAGGGATTTTCCAGAGGTTTCGAGTTAAGACGAGCCTCTTGGCTTTAGCTATGTTTTAACACTGAGGTCATGAGCACCACCAGGGAAGCACTTGTTCTCCATGTTGACCGAGATTGTAAGAGGACAATCTTGGCCAGAAAAGCAGACAATGCAACACTAGACAGGGAGGCCGGTTAAACATTGGAGATGTACAGTTTTTTGTTTGCGGTAGTCATGAAATCAGTGTGGGGGTGATTAGCATGTATTCTGAAAAGATTTTAATGATGAAACTGCACCGTTCATGCATAGAACAGTTTTGCCTTGTTAGCCAGCCAAACTGTTGTCATGGACTCATGAGGGTTTTTCATGCTGAGACTGCTCTCGAGCCAAGAACAACGCTGCTGTCTTCATACATGCCGAGGAAAATCCTGtaacagaaaataatttgtaAAGAGGGACTGCTGAGGAGCAAAAGACGTGCTTGTACATCACATTTCAAGTCGACTGTAAACCAAATACAATTGCAAATAGTAAGTGAGCTCATTACATCCTGTTCTCTGTATCAGTGTTGAACCACACTTTCAATGCAGATTAGGGCTatgaacttaaagggatagttcacccaaatagcaaaattatttcattattaacttaccctcatgttgtttcaaacccgtaagacctccgtttatcttcggaacacagtttaagatattttagatttagtccgagagctctcagtccctccattgaagctgtgtgtacggtctactgtccatgtccagaaaggtaagaaaaacatcttcaaagtagtccatgtgacatttttagaagcatcgaaaatacattttggtccaaaaatagcaaaaactacgactttattcagcattgtcttccgtgtctgttgtgagagagttcaaaacaaagcattttGTTACATCCGATTCACGAACAAATctttcaatgtaaccggatctttttgaaccaaaaagatctggttaaatcgaatgattcgttcccAACTCACATAACAAAAGTCTTATGACAGAACATAGTTATCAACATACTGTATCTCAattatttatattgcacattgcATACACTACATAACTGCCCAAATGTATTACATTTGGCGTTTAAGGCCAAACATTATAAGATTTGAGAATCTCCTTGCCGAAATTCAATAATTCTGCATCATAGTATTACTTGGGGATTACGGTAAAATAAAATTTGACTCaagtctacatttatttaatttgttttcttcaATGTTTTCAATGCTATTCATATACTGCAgcactgtattttgcatttttttcgtCGTAACAATTATATGATCTCTGCCTTTTTAAGTGGGCAGTTCTTGTCCAGAATAAGTTGCAAACTGTCCCAGACTTTAAATCAACTAAAACTTCACATGCTCAATCAAAGGACAGCATATTGGGTTAGCATGGACAAAGTCATTCGTGGTGTTGAATGGCACTGCATGTCCGTGTATATGTGTATCTAAGTTTGGGCCTGTTTGAGggggtaggtaggtaggtagggcACAGAGGAAATAACCTTCTTGTGCTGATGGGAGGGTTACCTCGGCACCCACAACTAGTTCTGTCGACAGATTCAATGACACCTCTGTCAGTTGTGTGCCCTATCCTGGCAGCTAATGGTGGGGGTTTGGGGTGTTAGTCACCCCTGTCTTCTCTCTGTCAAAGAGGCCTGAGCTATCACCTATAATAGGGACTCTCAATTGATGAGTGAGAAGACACATGACAGTGTACCCCGGTAAAAGAGGACAACAAACACTGCACTGTGAATGTGGAGGTCCCACAGTCTTTCTCTCACACTTACTCTCTTTGCTAGTGTAGCCATACCTGTCACACATACCTTTAAAAGAGTGCAATGGTCTTCCTGTCATGAGTTGGATGTGTGGGATACTAATCTAACACAAGTAACTAatggaaacaaaacagaaatagaaatttTGGCAGATACTGATATTTTTCAGGCTGTTGTCAAGAACATTGTGtctgatattataaatatatattgttaacaGTGTTTGCTAAAGCAAGCATCACTTTTATTATTGCTCATATTTACTACATACTTTTTAAAGTATTACACTTTGTTGTGTGCATAtttcaaaacaccctagcaacaatcaAATAACTACATAACAACTACAAAACAATATGTTAACAACCAATAAAAAGAATGCAACAAAAGAAAAAtgattagttgttttttttttacttaaaatgtatttatttgtaatttctttGACATTATTTgtggaatttacaaaaaaaagattCAGTGAAAAATGTCAAAGTTAAATGTCCTGtgtaaatgtttagtttttgaaaaataaaatctgtatagAATTCTACTTGcaacaaaacataataatgtaCAGTAGAAAAGATGtggaaaatgtttaataatttttctctAACCAGGCAGAAAAGAGAGTGTACTGCAAACTGCTGTGCTGATaatttataatacaataatattgccTTTTTTTGTTATGGTCATATATCATTATTGTGCATCCCagtctaaaacatttttaatttatcaggGTGTGTACTTGGCTAAAAACAAATTTGATCTAATTTACATCATATTTTACTTCTTATAAGACAAGAGAATGCCAACTGTATGCCTAAATATAGAGGTACTGAAAATGTACcttataaaaatatcataaatcacctaaataaatatatttgatttggCTTGAATATCATGGCTTCATTTCAGTAGATTAAGTTTAATTCAATTCAGGAGTTTAGGAATGTTATTTCTCCAGTTGTGGCCTGATcacctaatgtgtgtgtgtgtgtgtgtgtgtgtgtgtgcgcgtgtgtgcgtgtgtgtgtgtgtgtgtgtgtgtgtgtgtgtgtgtatatatatatatatatatatatatatataggtacatAATTGATATATAattgattcattatttaatttatttggtttTCTCTGCCTAAATTTGCCCTGCTATGCACAAGCTGAAATTTAAGACTTTTGGCTTCATGAATAATTTTTAACTCAATTTATATAAGTTTTTCATggcaaaacagaatgaaacagaaACAGTTTATACTTTTAAGATATTGGATCTGACtaagattttacatttttttgtaagttCCTCAATGTGTGAGATTTCCGTCTTTAGATGCGTGCACAATCCCCAGCATCATGtccagtgtgaatgctctgaggATTGACCTTATTTTGACCCCTGTAAAAGCAGGATTAGGCTGGGATGGGAGCATAATGTGTGCAGCTCAAACTCACAGGGAGATTTCTCCCATCGCTGTGTCCTGACTCAAAGCCAGGCTGAAACGGAAGCAGGACTGAAAGCTAATGTGAGGCGAATGGCTCCAAAGGCCGGGACCCCCTTTGTTACAGCAGCTAATGTCTCCTAAACAGCAGAATCCTTTTGGTGCTCGGCAAAAGGCAGATTGTTCCGCCGTACAGAGGAACTAATTATTGTTAAAGGCAAGTTGACTGGCTTTCTTGCTCTCTGATTGCTTCACACTCGAAATGACCCGTGTGACAGAGGAAGAAAGGGAGAAGTTTAATGGTGTGATAGAGAACAGAAAGAACAGTTTAATGGAGAGGAGCCGAAATCTGTTGAGtaaatgtcagcggagaccataAACTGCCGGCTGCCCTTTTGTGTTGGCATGGTCTAGATACTTATTGTCAGCAGGGGGACACAAAGAATTTGACTGGAATTGTAAAGGTATTGAGATGTACTGACCCGTACTGTAAATGGACTTTTGTAAAGCtgctctctcccctccctccagccCTTTTGTAAATAGCTGGAGCAGTGTGCTCGGTTAAATACTGTTTTGTCATCATTGTGACCCCCAGGCATTTCAGGACAGGCTTCGGGCATGTTGCCATGGAGAAGGTTGATGCAAGCATTCCCGTCTTTCCCCATTCTCTCTGCTAGAGGGGCTGGGGCATCAAAAGTGGCCAAGGATTTGCAAGGAAGGAACAACCAGGCTGAAGGATCATAAATCCCGGATCAAGTCTGAGAATGTATTACAGTTCTGGAGATTATTGCTGTAGTCTGCACCTCTCAAATGCGTCTGTTGAAAGAAGTGGCTTGGTTGTTTATTGAATGTAGTTCTACATTTATAAGGTTTTCTCATGAAGACATTTTTGTTGGAACTGGTTTGTTTGAGTTATGCACATGAGTTAACTTTGCAAAGAATTTTAATGTTAGGTGAGGATAAATATATTCCCTTTAAAAACATCATATGATTTTCTGCctcagaataatataataatatatatatgtgtgtctgaTAGAATTATCAAataagtaaaaattatatatatatttatacatgtcTATAGCCAAATGTCATCGTATATATCTCCAAAGAGGTATTCTACAAGCACAaccaaaacattattattattatttttaattaaaacaataaaattaacattatactgatttaaaaactaaattaaattaaattactgtaggtataatattttttaatcaatatgtaaaaaataattaaaatattatacatacagtacagaccaaaagtttggaaacagtactacttttaatgtttttgaaaaaagtttcttctgctcatcaagcctgcatttatttgatcaaaaatacagaaacagtaatattgtgaaatattattataacttaaaacaatagttttctatttgaatatactttttaaaaattatttattcctgtgatgcaaagctgaattttcagcatcattactccatccttcagtgtcacatgttacatccagtctatcacatgatcatttagaaatcattctaatattctgatttattatgagtgttggaaacagttctgctgtctaatatatttgatgaataaaaggttaaaaagaactgcatttattcaaaaattctaataatatatattctattaatatattttctttactgtcacttttttatcaatttaacatccttgctgaataaaagtattgattttatttaaaaaaaaaaaagaaaaaaaaaatactgaccccaaattactgaccagtagtgtatattgctgtaataaaatatttatattttaaaaacatagcttcctttttttttttttttactttttattcatcaaagtatcctaaaaaagtatcacatgttctgaaaaaatattaagcagcagaactgtttccaactttgaaaatgaatcatcatattagaataatttctaaaggatcatgtgataatgagcctaaaaattcagctttgcatcacagaaataaatgataatttaaagtataataaatgtaaaaacaattattttaaattgtaataatataccacaatattcctttttttctgtatttttgatcaaataaatgcaggcttgatgagcagaagaaaattctttcaaaaatattaaaaatagtaacgtttccaaacttttggtctgtactgtatctaCAGACACATCATAatcaaaacagacacacacaatattaccaaacaatattaaacaaacaaaacatcgcTTTGATGAATTCAgccctgattttgctgagttagatgtcttcctaggtcaacatattttgttgaccctggaacaacattttactccaaaaatatattcttgaccatatccctacacctaaacctaaccttaaccatgagtaatccctaaaatcagaggaaatgatagatgaatgacactgatgtacaagcaccaaacagtgattttaagcataaacttcacaaaatctataaactggttcttcaaatctgattggttaatcacaatgttgttccagggacaacaaagatgttgtcccaggaacatgtctcacttggtaaaatcaggttctgccccTGTAACATAACAGTTTCCAATAATGAACTATATTGGCAATGATGTGTCCCAACTCAAAATAGCTTCTAAATGGGGAAACACAGACCTTAGGAGGTTTACAGTAATGGAATTCTGTTTCTACAGTATGAAAACAGGAGCTAAGCACTTTGGGAAAAGTCAACACAA
Above is a window of Carassius auratus strain Wakin chromosome 35, ASM336829v1, whole genome shotgun sequence DNA encoding:
- the LOC113054401 gene encoding protein Wnt-11-like; translation: MKRTFPSLPLCLLTFLLLSQQCTGIRWLVLSQTTQHINKTQHCKTLPGLVSSQALLCRSNLELMQTIIQAAREVKKVCQKTFADMRWNCSSIDASKFLPDLERGTRESAFVYALSAATISHTIARACTSGDLRLCSCGPIAGEIPEPGYRWGGCADNLHYGLLMGSKFSDAPMKMKKKSGSNANKLMHLHNSEVGRQALRDALVMKCKCHGVSGSCSIRTCWRGLQDLKDIAMDLKTKYLSATKVVHRPMGTRKQLVPKDIDIRPVRENELVYLQSSPDYCTKNDKLGSFGTQDRQCNKTSSGSDSCDLMCCGRGHNPYSERVVERCHCKYHWCCYVTCKKCERTVEKYVCK